The following proteins are encoded in a genomic region of Zea mays cultivar B73 chromosome 9, Zm-B73-REFERENCE-NAM-5.0, whole genome shotgun sequence:
- the LOC100381992 gene encoding Hydrolase-like protein family translates to MPSLRKISFLAHSLGGLFARYVIAILHSVSVETKNAGQSSALIVPTTRGPAKSRCASGLGSIAGLRPINFITLATPHLGVRGRNQLPFLQGLSILEKLAAPLAPLIVGRTGAQLFLTDGDPSKAPLLLQMASDCDDKNYISALAAFKNRVLYANVSYDHMVGWRTSSLRREKNLIKPSHRSLDGYKHIVNVEYCSPVSSEGPHFPSKAARAKEAAQRSPNRENTEEYHQMMEEEMLHGLQKVGWKKVDVNFHSSFWPYSAHNNIHVKNEWLHNAGAGVIAHVADSIKQQESRPCLPANL, encoded by the exons ATGCCCAGCTTGAGAAAGATTTCCTTCCTAGCGCATTCTCTGGGTGGTTTGTTTGCTAGATATGTTATTGCAATACTCCACTCAGTCTCAGTGGAAACAAAGAATGCAGGACAGAGTAGTGCACTTATTGTTCCTACAACAAGAGGGCCAGCAAAATCGAGATGTGCTTCAGGATTAGGTTCTATTGCTGGATTGCGGCCAATTAATTTTATTACCTTAGCAACCCCACACCTTGGGGTTAGAGGGAGAAATCAG CTTCCGTTTCTTCAAGGCCTATCAATCCTAGAAAAGCTTGCTGCGCCTTTGGCTCCTTTAATTGTTGGGCGCACCGGTGCTCAACTCTTCCTCACTGATGGTGATCCTAGCAAGGCACCTCTCCTGTTACAGATGGCATCCGACTGTGATGACAAAAACTACAT ATCAGCCTTGGCAGCTTTTAAGAACCGTGTCCTGTATGCCAACGTCTCGTACGACC ACATGGTCGGCTGGCGAACGTCTTCACTAAGGAGAGAGAAGAATCTTATAAAG CCCTCACATCGTTCACTGGATGGCTATAAGCACATTGTGAATGTGGAATACTGTTCGCCCGTGTCATCGGAGGGCCCACATTTCCCTTCCAAGgctgccagagctaaagaagctgCACAGCGATCGCCAAACCGAGAAAATACCGAGGAGTACCACCAAATGATGGAGG AGGAGATGCTCCATGGCTTGCAGAAGGTTGGCTGGAAGAAGGTGGACGTCAACTTCCATTCGTCATTCTGGCCTTACTCTGCTCACAACAACATACAC GTCAAGAACGAGTGGCTTCACAATGCTGGCGCTGGTGTTATCGCGCACGTTGCGGACAGCATCAAGCAGCAGGAGTCACGGCCATGTCTTCCTGCCAATCTATAG
- the LOC100381787 gene encoding uncharacterized LOC100381787 — MRHNVLETAPAMEALARRCPRIKFLTLGGFQGLCKASWLHLDGVAVCGSLESLCIKGCLDLTDASLAAIGRGCGRLAKFAIHGCDLVTPAGIRRLATALRPTIKEVSILNCRLLDTAACLTALSPIRDRIESLEISCVWKEVEQPESVANGIAGCNHEDDDLGGEVSYESASKKCRYMELDDLVSWEMLRSLSLWFPAGEVLSPLISAGLDSCPVLEEISIKVEGDCRTCARPGPLFGLSDLAGFPVLAKMKLDLSEAVGYALTAPAGQMDLSLWERFYLQGIDSLMTLYELDYWPPQDKEVNQRSLTLPAVGLLQGCVGLRKLFVHGTTHEHFLTFFLKVPNLRDMQLREDYYPAPESDMMNTEMRAESWLRFEVQLNNRLIED; from the coding sequence ATGCGGCATAATGTGCTTGAGACAGCGCCGGCGATGGAGGCGCTTGCCCGCAGGTGCCCACGGATCAAGTTCTTGACGCTGGGGGGCTTCCAGGGCTTGTGCAAGGCATCTTGGCTGCACCTCGACGGAGTTGCTGTGTGCGGTTCGCTGGAGTCGCTATGCATCAAGGGCTGTTTGGATCTCACTGACGCCAGCCTTGCTGCCATAGGCCGTGGGTGCGGGAGGCTTGCTAAGTTTGCCATCCATGGCTGTGATCTTGTCACACCAGCTGGGATCAGGAGACTAGCAACTGCTCTTCGGCCCACAATCAAAGAAGTCAGTATCTTAAACTGCCGGCTTCTGGACACGGCAGCATGCCTCACTGCTCTAAGTCCGATCCGTGATCGCATTGAGAGTCTTGAGATCAGCTGTGTCTGGAAGGAAGTTGAACAGCCTGAGAGTGTGGCCAACGGCATAGCCGGATGCAATCATGAAGATGACGATCTCGGTGGTGAAGTATCATATGAGTCTGCTTCGAAGAAATGTAGGTACATGGAATTGGATGATCTAGTCAGCTGGGAGATGCTGCGTTCACTCTCCCTCTGGTTCCCTGCCGGTGAGGTACTCTCCCCACTCATCTCTGCTGGGCTTGATAGCTGCCCTGTTCTAGAGGAGATCTCAATTAAAGTGGAGGGTGATTGCCGGACATGTGCACGCCCTGGCCCATTATTTGGCCTGAGTGATCTTGCAGGTTTCCCAGTGCTGGCCAAGATGAAGTTGGATCTGAGTGAGGCAGTTGGCTATGCTCTTACTGCACCAGCAGGTCAAATGGATCTCTCTCTGTGGGAGCGATTTTATTTGCAGGGTATAGATTCACTAATGACTTTGTATGAGCTGGATTATTGGCCTCCCCAAGACAAGGAAGTGAACCAGCGTAGCCTAACACTGCCCGCCGTGGGGCTGCTCCAGGGCTGCGTTGGACTCAGGAAGCTCTTCGTCCATGGCACCACGCATGAGCATTTCCTGACCTTTTTCTTGAAGGTGCCAAATCTGAGGGACATGCAGTTACGGGAGGACTACTATCCCGCACCAGAGAGTGATATGATGAACACAGAAATGCGAGCCGAGTCTTGGCTCCGGTTCGAGGTGCAGCTGAACAACAGGCTAATTGAGGATTAA
- the LOC100381992 gene encoding hydrolase-like protein family isoform X1, producing the protein MDTSKSKQGPEHLLVLVHGIMASPKDWTYGEAVLKRRLGDDFFIYASSTNSYTKTFDGIDVAGRRLANEVLEVVNKMPSLRKISFLAHSLGGLFARYVIAILHSVSVETKNAGQSSALIVPTTRGPAKSRCASGLGSIAGLRPINFITLATPHLGVRGRNQLPFLQGLSILEKLAAPLAPLIVGRTGAQLFLTDGDPSKAPLLLQMASDCDDKNYISALAAFKNRVLYANVSYDHMVGWRTSSLRREKNLIKPSHRSLDGYKHIVNVEYCSPVSSEGPHFPSKAARAKEAAQRSPNRENTEEYHQMMEEGWLEEGGRQLPFVILALLCSQQHTRQERVASQCWRWCYRARCGQHQAAGVTAMSSCQSIAVAFSNPFVQIICR; encoded by the exons ATGGATACATCCAAAAGCAAGCAAGGACCAGAACATCTCCTTGTTCTTGTCCATGGTATCATGGCTAG CCCCAAAGACTGGACATATGGGGAAGCAGTGCTGAAGAGGCGGTTGGGTGATGATTTTTTCATATATG CTAGTTCAACGAACAGCTACACCAAAACCTTTGATGGGATTGATGTTGCTGGAAGAAGGTTAGCAAATGAA GTCTTGGAAGTGGTTAACAAGATGCCCAGCTTGAGAAAGATTTCCTTCCTAGCGCATTCTCTGGGTGGTTTGTTTGCTAGATATGTTATTGCAATACTCCACTCAGTCTCAGTGGAAACAAAGAATGCAGGACAGAGTAGTGCACTTATTGTTCCTACAACAAGAGGGCCAGCAAAATCGAGATGTGCTTCAGGATTAGGTTCTATTGCTGGATTGCGGCCAATTAATTTTATTACCTTAGCAACCCCACACCTTGGGGTTAGAGGGAGAAATCAG CTTCCGTTTCTTCAAGGCCTATCAATCCTAGAAAAGCTTGCTGCGCCTTTGGCTCCTTTAATTGTTGGGCGCACCGGTGCTCAACTCTTCCTCACTGATGGTGATCCTAGCAAGGCACCTCTCCTGTTACAGATGGCATCCGACTGTGATGACAAAAACTACAT ATCAGCCTTGGCAGCTTTTAAGAACCGTGTCCTGTATGCCAACGTCTCGTACGACC ACATGGTCGGCTGGCGAACGTCTTCACTAAGGAGAGAGAAGAATCTTATAAAG CCCTCACATCGTTCACTGGATGGCTATAAGCACATTGTGAATGTGGAATACTGTTCGCCCGTGTCATCGGAGGGCCCACATTTCCCTTCCAAGgctgccagagctaaagaagctgCACAGCGATCGCCAAACCGAGAAAATACCGAGGAGTACCACCAAATGATGGAGG AAGGTTGGCTGGAAGAAGGTGGACGTCAACTTCCATTCGTCATTCTGGCCTTACTCTGCTCACAACAACATACAC GTCAAGAACGAGTGGCTTCACAATGCTGGCGCTGGTGTTATCGCGCACGTTGCGGACAGCATCAAGCAGCAGGAGTCACGGCCATGTCTTCCTGCCAATCTATAGCAGTAGCATTCAGCAATCCATTTGTTCAAATTATCTGTCGCTAG
- the LOC100381992 gene encoding hydrolase-like protein family isoform X3, with product MQTSLSTASSTNSYTKTFDGIDVAGRRLANEVLEVVNKMPSLRKISFLAHSLGGLFARYVIAILHSVSVETKNAGQSSALIVPTTRGPAKSRCASGLGSIAGLRPINFITLATPHLGVRGRNQLPFLQGLSILEKLAAPLAPLIVGRTGAQLFLTDGDPSKAPLLLQMASDCDDKNYISALAAFKNRVLYANVSYDHMVGWRTSSLRREKNLIKPSHRSLDGYKHIVNVEYCSPVSSEGPHFPSKAARAKEAAQRSPNRENTEEYHQMMEEGWLEEGGRQLPFVILALLCSQQHTRQERVASQCWRWCYRARCGQHQAAGVTAMSSCQSIAVAFSNPFVQIICR from the exons ATGCAAACATCTTTGTCTACAGCTAGTTCAACGAACAGCTACACCAAAACCTTTGATGGGATTGATGTTGCTGGAAGAAGGTTAGCAAATGAA GTCTTGGAAGTGGTTAACAAGATGCCCAGCTTGAGAAAGATTTCCTTCCTAGCGCATTCTCTGGGTGGTTTGTTTGCTAGATATGTTATTGCAATACTCCACTCAGTCTCAGTGGAAACAAAGAATGCAGGACAGAGTAGTGCACTTATTGTTCCTACAACAAGAGGGCCAGCAAAATCGAGATGTGCTTCAGGATTAGGTTCTATTGCTGGATTGCGGCCAATTAATTTTATTACCTTAGCAACCCCACACCTTGGGGTTAGAGGGAGAAATCAG CTTCCGTTTCTTCAAGGCCTATCAATCCTAGAAAAGCTTGCTGCGCCTTTGGCTCCTTTAATTGTTGGGCGCACCGGTGCTCAACTCTTCCTCACTGATGGTGATCCTAGCAAGGCACCTCTCCTGTTACAGATGGCATCCGACTGTGATGACAAAAACTACAT ATCAGCCTTGGCAGCTTTTAAGAACCGTGTCCTGTATGCCAACGTCTCGTACGACC ACATGGTCGGCTGGCGAACGTCTTCACTAAGGAGAGAGAAGAATCTTATAAAG CCCTCACATCGTTCACTGGATGGCTATAAGCACATTGTGAATGTGGAATACTGTTCGCCCGTGTCATCGGAGGGCCCACATTTCCCTTCCAAGgctgccagagctaaagaagctgCACAGCGATCGCCAAACCGAGAAAATACCGAGGAGTACCACCAAATGATGGAGG AAGGTTGGCTGGAAGAAGGTGGACGTCAACTTCCATTCGTCATTCTGGCCTTACTCTGCTCACAACAACATACAC GTCAAGAACGAGTGGCTTCACAATGCTGGCGCTGGTGTTATCGCGCACGTTGCGGACAGCATCAAGCAGCAGGAGTCACGGCCATGTCTTCCTGCCAATCTATAGCAGTAGCATTCAGCAATCCATTTGTTCAAATTATCTGTCGCTAG
- the LOC100381992 gene encoding hydrolase-like protein family isoform X2, with translation MDTSKSKQGPEHLLVLVHGIMASPKDWTYGEAVLKRRLGDDFFIYASSTNSYTKTFDGIDVAGRRLANEVLEVVNKMPSLRKISFLAHSLGGLFARYVIAILHSVSVETKNAGQSSALIVPTTRGPAKSRCASGLGSIAGLRPINFITLATPHLGVRGRNQLPFLQGLSILEKLAAPLAPLIVGRTGAQLFLTDGDPSKAPLLLQMASDCDDKNYISALAAFKNRVLYANVSYDHMVGWRTSSLRREKNLIKPSHRSLDGYKHIVNVEYCSPVSSEGPHFPSKAARAKEAAQRSPNRENTEEYHQMMEEEMLHGLQKVGWKKVDVNFHSSFWPYSAHNNIHVKNEWLHNAGAGVIAHVADSIKQQESRPCLPANL, from the exons ATGGATACATCCAAAAGCAAGCAAGGACCAGAACATCTCCTTGTTCTTGTCCATGGTATCATGGCTAG CCCCAAAGACTGGACATATGGGGAAGCAGTGCTGAAGAGGCGGTTGGGTGATGATTTTTTCATATATG CTAGTTCAACGAACAGCTACACCAAAACCTTTGATGGGATTGATGTTGCTGGAAGAAGGTTAGCAAATGAA GTCTTGGAAGTGGTTAACAAGATGCCCAGCTTGAGAAAGATTTCCTTCCTAGCGCATTCTCTGGGTGGTTTGTTTGCTAGATATGTTATTGCAATACTCCACTCAGTCTCAGTGGAAACAAAGAATGCAGGACAGAGTAGTGCACTTATTGTTCCTACAACAAGAGGGCCAGCAAAATCGAGATGTGCTTCAGGATTAGGTTCTATTGCTGGATTGCGGCCAATTAATTTTATTACCTTAGCAACCCCACACCTTGGGGTTAGAGGGAGAAATCAG CTTCCGTTTCTTCAAGGCCTATCAATCCTAGAAAAGCTTGCTGCGCCTTTGGCTCCTTTAATTGTTGGGCGCACCGGTGCTCAACTCTTCCTCACTGATGGTGATCCTAGCAAGGCACCTCTCCTGTTACAGATGGCATCCGACTGTGATGACAAAAACTACAT ATCAGCCTTGGCAGCTTTTAAGAACCGTGTCCTGTATGCCAACGTCTCGTACGACC ACATGGTCGGCTGGCGAACGTCTTCACTAAGGAGAGAGAAGAATCTTATAAAG CCCTCACATCGTTCACTGGATGGCTATAAGCACATTGTGAATGTGGAATACTGTTCGCCCGTGTCATCGGAGGGCCCACATTTCCCTTCCAAGgctgccagagctaaagaagctgCACAGCGATCGCCAAACCGAGAAAATACCGAGGAGTACCACCAAATGATGGAGG AGGAGATGCTCCATGGCTTGCAGAAGGTTGGCTGGAAGAAGGTGGACGTCAACTTCCATTCGTCATTCTGGCCTTACTCTGCTCACAACAACATACAC GTCAAGAACGAGTGGCTTCACAATGCTGGCGCTGGTGTTATCGCGCACGTTGCGGACAGCATCAAGCAGCAGGAGTCACGGCCATGTCTTCCTGCCAATCTATAG
- the LOC100381992 gene encoding hydrolase-like protein family isoform X5, with protein MPSLRKISFLAHSLGGLFARYVIAILHSVSVETKNAGQSSALIVPTTRGPAKSRCASGLGSIAGLRPINFITLATPHLGVRGRNQLPFLQGLSILEKLAAPLAPLIVGRTGAQLFLTDGDPSKAPLLLQMASDCDDKNYISALAAFKNRVLYANVSYDHMVGWRTSSLRREKNLIKPSHRSLDGYKHIVNVEYCSPVSSEGPHFPSKAARAKEAAQRSPNRENTEEYHQMMEEGWLEEGGRQLPFVILALLCSQQHTRQERVASQCWRWCYRARCGQHQAAGVTAMSSCQSIAVAFSNPFVQIICR; from the exons ATGCCCAGCTTGAGAAAGATTTCCTTCCTAGCGCATTCTCTGGGTGGTTTGTTTGCTAGATATGTTATTGCAATACTCCACTCAGTCTCAGTGGAAACAAAGAATGCAGGACAGAGTAGTGCACTTATTGTTCCTACAACAAGAGGGCCAGCAAAATCGAGATGTGCTTCAGGATTAGGTTCTATTGCTGGATTGCGGCCAATTAATTTTATTACCTTAGCAACCCCACACCTTGGGGTTAGAGGGAGAAATCAG CTTCCGTTTCTTCAAGGCCTATCAATCCTAGAAAAGCTTGCTGCGCCTTTGGCTCCTTTAATTGTTGGGCGCACCGGTGCTCAACTCTTCCTCACTGATGGTGATCCTAGCAAGGCACCTCTCCTGTTACAGATGGCATCCGACTGTGATGACAAAAACTACAT ATCAGCCTTGGCAGCTTTTAAGAACCGTGTCCTGTATGCCAACGTCTCGTACGACC ACATGGTCGGCTGGCGAACGTCTTCACTAAGGAGAGAGAAGAATCTTATAAAG CCCTCACATCGTTCACTGGATGGCTATAAGCACATTGTGAATGTGGAATACTGTTCGCCCGTGTCATCGGAGGGCCCACATTTCCCTTCCAAGgctgccagagctaaagaagctgCACAGCGATCGCCAAACCGAGAAAATACCGAGGAGTACCACCAAATGATGGAGG AAGGTTGGCTGGAAGAAGGTGGACGTCAACTTCCATTCGTCATTCTGGCCTTACTCTGCTCACAACAACATACAC GTCAAGAACGAGTGGCTTCACAATGCTGGCGCTGGTGTTATCGCGCACGTTGCGGACAGCATCAAGCAGCAGGAGTCACGGCCATGTCTTCCTGCCAATCTATAGCAGTAGCATTCAGCAATCCATTTGTTCAAATTATCTGTCGCTAG
- the LOC100194311 gene encoding Proteasome subunit beta type-5-A-like, protein MAMKLDMSALETNFANLTASAGDDTYFSAEAPDVPSMVLPICDDFDGFQAATKDMVKNKKGTTTLAFIFDKGVIVAADSRASMGGYISSQTVRKIIEINPYMLGTMAGGAADCQFWHRNLGTKCRLHELSNKRRISIAGASKLLANILYSYRGMGLSIGTMIAGWDEKGPGLYYVDSEGARLVGNRFSVGSGSLYAYGILDDGYRFSMSVEEAAELARRAIYGATFRDAASGGCVSVYHVGPDGWTKLSGDDVGELHYHYYPVQKTPVEQEMADAPTASA, encoded by the exons atggccatgAAGCTGGACATGTCCGCGCTCGAGACCAACTTCGCCAACCTGACCGCCTCCGCCGGCGACGACACGTACTTCTCCGCCGAGGCCCCCGACGTGCCGTCCATGGTGCTCCCCATCTGCGACGAC TTCGACGGCTTCCAGGCGGCCACCAAGGATATGGTGAAGAATAAGAAGGGGACGACCACGCTTGCCTTCATCTTCGACAAGGGCGTCATCGTCGCCGCTGATTCCAGGGCCAGCATGGGCGGTTATATAT CCTCACAAACCGTGAGGAAAATTATTGAAATAAATCCTTACATGCTGGGGACAATGGCTGGAGGTGCTGCTGATTGCCAATTTTGGCATAGGAACCTAGGAACCAAG TGTCGTCTCCATGAGCTTTCAAACAAGCGAAGGATCTCTATTGCTGGTGCTTCCAAACTGTTGGCTAACATCCTTTATTCATATCGTGGGATGGGACTGTCGATTGGTACAATGATCGCTGGATGGGATGAGAAG GGTCCTGGCTTGTACTATGTTGACAGTGAGGGTGCGCGGCTCGTGGGGAACAGGTTCTCTGTTGGCTCTGGTTCACTGTATGCTTATGGTATCTTGGATGATGG TTACCGCTTCAGCATGTCAGTTGAGGAAGCCGCCGAATTAGCGCGACGGGCTATTTATGGGGCAACATTCCGTGATGCAGCAAGTGGTGGTTGTGTTAGTG TTTACCACGTTGGCCCTGATGGTTGGACGAAGCTTTCTGGGGATGATGTCGGGGAGCTGCACTACCACTACTACCCGGTTCAGAAAACTCCGGTTGAACAGGAGATGGCCGATGCGCCTACTGCTTCTGCTTAA
- the LOC100381992 gene encoding hydrolase-like protein family isoform X4 — translation MQTSLSTASSTNSYTKTFDGIDVAGRRLANEVLEVVNKMPSLRKISFLAHSLGGLFARYVIAILHSVSVETKNAGQSSALIVPTTRGPAKSRCASGLGSIAGLRPINFITLATPHLGVRGRNQLPFLQGLSILEKLAAPLAPLIVGRTGAQLFLTDGDPSKAPLLLQMASDCDDKNYISALAAFKNRVLYANVSYDHMVGWRTSSLRREKNLIKPSHRSLDGYKHIVNVEYCSPVSSEGPHFPSKAARAKEAAQRSPNRENTEEYHQMMEEEMLHGLQKVGWKKVDVNFHSSFWPYSAHNNIHVKNEWLHNAGAGVIAHVADSIKQQESRPCLPANL, via the exons ATGCAAACATCTTTGTCTACAGCTAGTTCAACGAACAGCTACACCAAAACCTTTGATGGGATTGATGTTGCTGGAAGAAGGTTAGCAAATGAA GTCTTGGAAGTGGTTAACAAGATGCCCAGCTTGAGAAAGATTTCCTTCCTAGCGCATTCTCTGGGTGGTTTGTTTGCTAGATATGTTATTGCAATACTCCACTCAGTCTCAGTGGAAACAAAGAATGCAGGACAGAGTAGTGCACTTATTGTTCCTACAACAAGAGGGCCAGCAAAATCGAGATGTGCTTCAGGATTAGGTTCTATTGCTGGATTGCGGCCAATTAATTTTATTACCTTAGCAACCCCACACCTTGGGGTTAGAGGGAGAAATCAG CTTCCGTTTCTTCAAGGCCTATCAATCCTAGAAAAGCTTGCTGCGCCTTTGGCTCCTTTAATTGTTGGGCGCACCGGTGCTCAACTCTTCCTCACTGATGGTGATCCTAGCAAGGCACCTCTCCTGTTACAGATGGCATCCGACTGTGATGACAAAAACTACAT ATCAGCCTTGGCAGCTTTTAAGAACCGTGTCCTGTATGCCAACGTCTCGTACGACC ACATGGTCGGCTGGCGAACGTCTTCACTAAGGAGAGAGAAGAATCTTATAAAG CCCTCACATCGTTCACTGGATGGCTATAAGCACATTGTGAATGTGGAATACTGTTCGCCCGTGTCATCGGAGGGCCCACATTTCCCTTCCAAGgctgccagagctaaagaagctgCACAGCGATCGCCAAACCGAGAAAATACCGAGGAGTACCACCAAATGATGGAGG AGGAGATGCTCCATGGCTTGCAGAAGGTTGGCTGGAAGAAGGTGGACGTCAACTTCCATTCGTCATTCTGGCCTTACTCTGCTCACAACAACATACAC GTCAAGAACGAGTGGCTTCACAATGCTGGCGCTGGTGTTATCGCGCACGTTGCGGACAGCATCAAGCAGCAGGAGTCACGGCCATGTCTTCCTGCCAATCTATAG
- the LOC100281381 gene encoding S-adenosylmethionine-dependent methyltransferase/ methyltransferase/ thiopurine S-methyltransferase — MRLGEPVRWLASRTRPRRAMGSSAPVRAAGGTRDPGENPAVGRLRELFTGDAADGWEKSWEFGVTPWDLGKPTPVIEHLARSGTLPKGRALVPGCGMGYDVVALASPERFVVGLDISDMAVKKAKQWSSSLPNADYFTFLAEDFFKWIPSEQFDLIFDYTFFCALDPSLRVAWAETVNRLLKPDGELLTLIYLISDQEGGPPYNNTVADYQKVLEPLGLKSVLMEDNELAIKPRKGCEKIGRWKRCAHQSSL; from the exons ATGCGCCTAGGCGAGCCCGTGCGCTGGTTGGCCTCCCGGACGCGGCCGCGGCGGGCGATGGGGTCGTCGGCGCCGGTGAGGGCGGCGGGAGGCACAAGGGATCCCGGCGAGAACCCGGCGGTGGGGAGGCTGCGGGAGCTCTTCACAGGCGACGCGGCAG ATGGGTGGGAGAAGTCCTGGGAGTTTGGTGTGACCCCATGGGATTTGGGAAAGCCAACACCTGTCATTGAACATCTTGCTAGATCAGGAACACTCCCAAAAGGGAGAGCTTTGGTTCCTGGATGTGGAATG GGATACGATGTGGTCGCTCTTGCAAGCCCTGAACGTTTTGTTGTTGGCTTGGATATTTCTGATATGGCTGTTAAGAAGGCTAAGCAG TGGTCATCCTCTTTGCCCAATGCAGATTATTTTACTTTTCTGGCTGAAGATTTCTTCAAGTGGATACCAAGTGAACAATTCGACCTTATATTTGATTACAC GTTCTTTTGTGCACTTGACCCGAGCTTAAGGGTGGCTTGGGCAGAGACAGTTAATCGGCTTCTAAAACCAGATGGAGAGCTTCTTACCTTGATTTATCTG ATAAGTGATCAAGAGGGAGGACCACCGTACAATAATACAGTTGCTGA CTATCAGAAGGTACTGGAACCACTGGGTTTGAAGTCTGTTCTTATGGAAGACAATGAGCTAGCCATTAAACCACGGAAG GGATGTGAGAAAATTGGGCGGTGGAAGAGATGCGCACACCAATCATCTCTGTGA